The proteins below are encoded in one region of Nyctibius grandis isolate bNycGra1 chromosome 7, bNycGra1.pri, whole genome shotgun sequence:
- the BTD gene encoding biotinidase isoform X2 — MAYTMVDLCWKLSVCLFCYQVVSGRVKREGHYVAAVYEHESILSPNPTALVDRQSALELMGRNLDIYEQQVVAAARQGAQIIVFPEDGIHGFNFTRNSIYPYLDFVLHSHAVKWNPCREPYLFNDTEVLQRLSCMALKNKIFLVANLGTKQPCEYTDPHCPSDGRYQFNTNVAFNDDGMLVATYRKHNLYFEYAFDTPPEPDYKFFDTPFAGKFGMFTCFDILFFEPAVNLIRQYNLKQVVYPTAWMNQLPLLSAVEFQQAFATAFNVNLLAANIHHPTLGMTGSGIYTPVKSFIYHNMESYGGKLIVAEIPVITTDNKTNLESNEGFRENLHHSCKTFTSASMDDQVCFKEEQKTPGRVSEKGNEHLPPLFYAEMMYDNFTFVPVGGEKGELQAHRGHEQLSVSTALLIFQRRQECPLL; from the exons ATGGCATACACCATGGTGGATCTGTGCTGGAAGCTGTCCGTCTGCTTGTTTTGCTATCAAGTTGTCTCAGGAAGAGTTAAGAGGGAGGGGCATTATGTTGCTGCTGTGTATGAACATGAGTCCATATTGAGTCCTAACCCCACAGCCCTGGTTGATCGACAGTCTGCACTGGAACTCATGGGCAGAAACCTAGACATCTATGAACAGCAAGTAGTGGCTGCTGCAAGACAG GGAGCACAGAtcattgtttttcctgaagatgGAATCCATGGCTTCAACTTCACCAGAAACTCCATTTATCCTTACTTAGATTTCGTTCTGCATTCACACGCTGTGAAGTGGAATCCATGCAGAGAGCCGTATTTGTTCAATGACACAGAG GTTCTTCAGCGTCTGAGCTGCATggcactgaaaaacaaaatattccttGTGGCAAACTTAGGAACTAAGCAACCCTGTGAGTACACTGATCCTCACTGTCCATCTGATGGAAGATACCAGTTCAATACCAACGTGGCGTTCAATGATGACGGTATGCTGGTAGCCACGTATCGCAAACACAATCTGTATTTTGAATACGCTTTTGATACCCCTCCGGAGCCTGACTATAAATTCTTTGATACCCCATTTGCTGGCAAGTTTGGTATGTTCACTTGCTTTGATATACTCTTTTTTGAGCCTGCAGTGAACCTCATCAGACAGTACAATTTGAAACAAGTTGTATATCCAACTGCCTGGATGAACCAGCTCCCACTCCTGTCTGCTGTAGAATTTCAACAAGCTTTTGCAACAGCTTTCAACGTCAATCTTTTAGCAGCTAATATCCACCACCCTACCTTGGGCATGACGGGGAGTGGCATATACACTCCAGTCAAATCGTTCATCTACCACAATATGGAAAGTTATGGTGGCAAGCTTATAGTAGCAGAAATTCCTGTGATTACCACAGATAACAAAACCAATTTGGAGAGTAATGAAGGATTCAGAGAGAACTTACATCACTCATGCAAGACTTTTACAAGTGCCTCAATGGATGATCAAGTTTGCTTTAAGGAGGAGCAAAAAACCCCTGGCAGAGtatcagaaaaaggaaatgaacaCTTACCTCCCttattttatgcagaaatgaTGTATGACAACTTCACTTTCGTTCCtgtagggggggaaaaaggagagctCCAG GCACACAGAGGACATGAACAACTCTCAGTCTCTACTGCCCTACTAATTTTTCAAAGAAGACAGGAGTGTCCCCTTCTATGA
- the BTD gene encoding biotinidase isoform X1, with the protein MAYTMVDLCWKLSVCLFCYQVVSGRVKREGHYVAAVYEHESILSPNPTALVDRQSALELMGRNLDIYEQQVVAAARQGAQIIVFPEDGIHGFNFTRNSIYPYLDFVLHSHAVKWNPCREPYLFNDTEVLQRLSCMALKNKIFLVANLGTKQPCEYTDPHCPSDGRYQFNTNVAFNDDGMLVATYRKHNLYFEYAFDTPPEPDYKFFDTPFAGKFGMFTCFDILFFEPAVNLIRQYNLKQVVYPTAWMNQLPLLSAVEFQQAFATAFNVNLLAANIHHPTLGMTGSGIYTPVKSFIYHNMESYGGKLIVAEIPVITTDNKTNLESNEGFRENLHHSCKTFTSASMDDQVCFKEEQKTPGRVSEKGNEHLPPLFYAEMMYDNFTFVPVGGEKGELQVCASTLCCYLNYQRAVLTNELYALGVFDGLHTVHGTYYVQACALVKCGGLSFSTCGQEVTDATALIDFQLWGNMSTPYIFPLLLTSGITLDFADHMGWKNNHYFISKNRTSSGLLTAALYGRWYEKD; encoded by the exons ATGGCATACACCATGGTGGATCTGTGCTGGAAGCTGTCCGTCTGCTTGTTTTGCTATCAAGTTGTCTCAGGAAGAGTTAAGAGGGAGGGGCATTATGTTGCTGCTGTGTATGAACATGAGTCCATATTGAGTCCTAACCCCACAGCCCTGGTTGATCGACAGTCTGCACTGGAACTCATGGGCAGAAACCTAGACATCTATGAACAGCAAGTAGTGGCTGCTGCAAGACAG GGAGCACAGAtcattgtttttcctgaagatgGAATCCATGGCTTCAACTTCACCAGAAACTCCATTTATCCTTACTTAGATTTCGTTCTGCATTCACACGCTGTGAAGTGGAATCCATGCAGAGAGCCGTATTTGTTCAATGACACAGAG GTTCTTCAGCGTCTGAGCTGCATggcactgaaaaacaaaatattccttGTGGCAAACTTAGGAACTAAGCAACCCTGTGAGTACACTGATCCTCACTGTCCATCTGATGGAAGATACCAGTTCAATACCAACGTGGCGTTCAATGATGACGGTATGCTGGTAGCCACGTATCGCAAACACAATCTGTATTTTGAATACGCTTTTGATACCCCTCCGGAGCCTGACTATAAATTCTTTGATACCCCATTTGCTGGCAAGTTTGGTATGTTCACTTGCTTTGATATACTCTTTTTTGAGCCTGCAGTGAACCTCATCAGACAGTACAATTTGAAACAAGTTGTATATCCAACTGCCTGGATGAACCAGCTCCCACTCCTGTCTGCTGTAGAATTTCAACAAGCTTTTGCAACAGCTTTCAACGTCAATCTTTTAGCAGCTAATATCCACCACCCTACCTTGGGCATGACGGGGAGTGGCATATACACTCCAGTCAAATCGTTCATCTACCACAATATGGAAAGTTATGGTGGCAAGCTTATAGTAGCAGAAATTCCTGTGATTACCACAGATAACAAAACCAATTTGGAGAGTAATGAAGGATTCAGAGAGAACTTACATCACTCATGCAAGACTTTTACAAGTGCCTCAATGGATGATCAAGTTTGCTTTAAGGAGGAGCAAAAAACCCCTGGCAGAGtatcagaaaaaggaaatgaacaCTTACCTCCCttattttatgcagaaatgaTGTATGACAACTTCACTTTCGTTCCtgtagggggggaaaaaggagagctCCAGGTTTGTGCCAGTACCCTTTGTTGTTACTTAAATTATCAGAGAGCTGTTTTAACCAATGAATTATATGCTTTGGGAGTTTTTGATGGGCTCCACACAGTGCATGGCACATACTATGTCCAGGCCTGTGCATTAGTGAAGTGTGGTGGTCTCAGCTTTAGCACTTGTGGGCAGGAGGTTACAGATGCCACTGCTCTGATAGATTTCCAGCTATGGGGAAATATGAGTACCCCTTATATCTTTCCGTTACTGCTGACATCTGGTATTACCTTGGACTTTGCTGATCACATGGGCTGGAAAAACAACCACTATTTCATAAGCAAAAATAGAACATCTTCTGGCCTACTGACAGCTGCTCTATATGGACGATGGTATGAAAAGGACTAG